A DNA window from Christiangramia salexigens contains the following coding sequences:
- a CDS encoding M12 family metallopeptidase, whose product MKKLKIALLLPVLAFFACSEDPINDQTKVNETSENAEFSDGLTEIAFPDDYGKVSDIYYTGLKMPVENVNGKYVYQGDILIPKDKASKTPVKLVYEKGEVPSGKSVGRTSAYWPDNTVYYQIDSSLPNTSRVYDAISHWEANTNLEFVQRSGQSNYIYFTPGSGCSSYVGMIGGRQNITLADACSTGNTIHEIGHAVGLWHEQSRVDRDNHITIHWENIQNGREYNFETYEQGGYDGEEFTTNLDFGSIMMYSPYAFSSNGQPTITRANGSTYSVQRSALSSGDVQGVNSMYGSGDGSTTEPNYINGEYYTIAGLTVFRSWGLWYYNSPSIGWREVKLVNGYWSYV is encoded by the coding sequence ATGAAAAAATTAAAAATCGCTTTACTACTGCCAGTACTTGCCTTTTTTGCATGTAGTGAAGATCCAATCAATGACCAGACTAAAGTTAATGAAACCAGTGAAAATGCTGAATTCAGCGACGGTCTTACAGAGATCGCATTTCCTGATGATTATGGGAAAGTGAGTGACATCTACTATACAGGATTAAAAATGCCTGTAGAGAATGTGAACGGTAAATATGTTTACCAAGGTGATATCCTGATTCCTAAGGATAAGGCTTCAAAAACTCCTGTGAAATTAGTCTATGAAAAAGGAGAAGTGCCTTCCGGTAAGAGTGTGGGCCGTACTTCGGCTTATTGGCCTGATAACACTGTCTATTATCAAATAGATTCAAGTTTACCCAACACTAGCAGGGTTTACGATGCCATTAGTCATTGGGAGGCGAATACCAACCTGGAATTCGTTCAAAGATCCGGACAATCAAATTATATCTATTTCACTCCGGGATCCGGATGTTCCTCATATGTGGGAATGATAGGTGGTAGACAGAATATTACCCTTGCCGATGCTTGCTCTACCGGTAATACTATACATGAAATAGGTCATGCAGTTGGATTATGGCATGAACAAAGTCGCGTAGATAGAGATAACCATATTACTATTCACTGGGAGAATATTCAAAATGGAAGAGAATATAATTTCGAGACCTATGAGCAAGGTGGTTATGATGGTGAAGAGTTCACTACCAATCTGGACTTCGGATCTATCATGATGTACAGCCCTTATGCATTTTCAAGTAATGGTCAACCAACCATTACCCGAGCCAATGGTTCCACTTATTCAGTGCAAAGATCCGCCTTATCTAGCGGTGATGTTCAGGGAGTAAACTCAATGTATGGAAGTGGAGATGGTTCAACTACAGAGCCCAACTATATTAATGGAGAATATTATACTATAGCTGGTTTAACTGTCTTCCGTTCCTGGGGTCTATGGTATTATAATTCACCAAGTATTGGTTGGCGAGAAGTGAAGTTAGTTAATGGTTATTGGAGCTATGTTTAA
- a CDS encoding M12 family metallopeptidase, translating into MKTLQNLSVFVLLAFISCSVEPTSESLTEEMSPEAQLYDEFTEVAYPNEFGKVTDVYLFGRKLPVEQIDGTFVYQGDILLPEKAVSFTPQNLILEAWEEPVFSKSTGRTQFLWPDNTVYYEIDPNLPNQQRVTDAIAHWESNTAVNFVQRSSESNYVLFTPGGGCSSYVGMVGGRQNITLADACSTGNVIHEIGHAVGLWHEQSRADRDETITINYDNILSGREHNFYTYVEAGWDGADYTDGLDLGSIMMYSSYSFSGNGLPTITRKDGSTFGVQRSALSAGDVEGIGVVYPGPTTTEPTPTEPETTNPTTEPDPEPEPEPTNPEPTEPEPTNPEPEYINGEYYTIEGVTVLRMDNKWYVQKGKNWKEVELINGRWKFVK; encoded by the coding sequence ATGAAAACTTTACAGAATCTATCAGTATTTGTACTGTTGGCCTTTATTTCCTGCAGTGTTGAACCAACCTCTGAATCTTTAACAGAGGAAATGAGCCCCGAGGCTCAATTATATGATGAGTTTACAGAGGTGGCTTATCCAAATGAGTTTGGAAAAGTGACAGATGTTTACCTATTTGGCCGAAAATTACCTGTAGAGCAGATAGATGGGACCTTTGTGTATCAGGGAGATATCTTGCTTCCGGAGAAAGCAGTTTCTTTTACTCCCCAAAATTTGATATTGGAAGCCTGGGAGGAACCTGTGTTTTCAAAAAGTACGGGAAGAACTCAATTTTTATGGCCGGATAATACGGTTTATTACGAAATAGACCCAAATCTACCCAATCAGCAAAGAGTGACAGATGCGATCGCTCATTGGGAATCCAATACCGCTGTAAATTTTGTTCAGCGATCTTCGGAGTCTAATTATGTATTATTTACTCCTGGAGGAGGTTGCTCTTCATATGTAGGGATGGTAGGAGGTCGCCAGAACATTACTCTGGCAGATGCCTGTTCTACTGGAAATGTGATTCATGAAATTGGACACGCAGTTGGATTATGGCATGAGCAAAGTCGTGCAGATCGTGATGAAACTATTACTATAAACTACGATAACATCCTAAGTGGTAGAGAACATAATTTCTACACCTATGTAGAAGCAGGATGGGATGGAGCTGATTATACCGATGGGTTGGATCTCGGTTCAATTATGATGTATAGTTCCTATTCTTTTTCTGGAAATGGGTTACCTACTATAACTAGAAAAGACGGTTCTACCTTTGGAGTTCAGCGCTCAGCCCTTTCTGCGGGAGATGTTGAAGGTATCGGTGTGGTTTATCCGGGGCCAACAACTACTGAGCCTACACCCACAGAGCCTGAAACTACAAACCCAACTACAGAACCTGATCCGGAGCCAGAACCAGAGCCAACGAATCCTGAACCTACCGAGCCAGAACCTACTAATCCTGAACCAGAATATATCAATGGAGAATATTATACTATTGAAGGTGTTACGGTTCTAAGAATGGATAACAAGTGGTATGTACAAAAAGGTAAAAACTGGAAGGAAGTTGAATTGATAAATGGAAGATGGAAATTTGTAAAATAA
- a CDS encoding ACP phosphodiesterase, with amino-acid sequence MNFLAHIYLSGNDDLLKIGNFMADSIKGKKYQKYSPSVQNGIILHRAIDYYTDTHPIVKESTQRLFPTYGHYSGIIIDIFYDHFLAANWNKYSNIPLKTYTLDFYTLLKENYDLLPLKVQGFLPYMINDNWLYSYSHLEGIEKVLQGMNRRTGKKSDMHLAIAELKQHYEKFEDEFERFFEELVSFSKTKIEELTSNKKTD; translated from the coding sequence ATGAATTTCCTAGCACATATTTACTTGTCTGGTAATGATGACCTTTTAAAAATCGGAAATTTTATGGCCGACTCAATAAAAGGAAAGAAATACCAGAAATACTCTCCATCGGTTCAAAATGGGATCATCCTTCACCGGGCGATTGATTATTATACCGACACCCATCCGATAGTGAAGGAAAGTACACAACGTCTTTTCCCCACTTATGGCCATTACAGCGGAATTATCATAGATATATTCTACGATCATTTTTTAGCCGCCAACTGGAATAAGTATTCAAATATTCCATTGAAAACATATACGCTTGATTTTTACACTCTTCTTAAAGAAAATTACGACCTGCTTCCGCTGAAGGTGCAGGGGTTTCTTCCCTACATGATCAATGATAACTGGCTATATAGTTATTCACATCTGGAGGGTATTGAAAAAGTTTTACAAGGCATGAATCGCAGAACCGGCAAAAAATCTGATATGCATCTTGCTATTGCAGAACTTAAACAGCATTATGAAAAGTTCGAGGATGAATTTGAACGATTCTTTGAAGAACTGGTTTCATTTAGTAAAACTAAAATCGAGGAGTTGACCTCAAATAAAAAGACCGACTAA
- a CDS encoding SIMPL domain-containing protein, which translates to MKKAFLILVLMATMPLIAQQKLERSLVNVTGEGLVKVQPDEVLIKSRIEHEGKSAAEVKSQNDAVVDKIFKYLKSQGIEEKDIQTDYINLNKQYDYNDKTYSYVANQAISITLHKLSNYEKIMKGLLENGLNRIDGIQFKSSEMEKYEREARKLAVLNAQNTARELTEPLGQEIGKAVSISEMEYNSVQPMYRMNEAVQMSDAKGGQQTISPGELEIKIKVHVAFELK; encoded by the coding sequence ATGAAAAAAGCTTTTTTAATACTAGTCTTGATGGCAACTATGCCGCTAATTGCACAACAAAAACTTGAACGGTCGCTTGTAAATGTTACCGGAGAGGGTTTGGTTAAAGTCCAGCCGGATGAGGTTCTTATAAAATCCCGCATTGAACACGAAGGAAAGTCGGCAGCCGAAGTAAAATCACAAAATGACGCTGTGGTAGATAAGATCTTTAAATATCTGAAATCACAAGGGATTGAGGAGAAAGATATTCAAACCGATTATATCAATCTGAACAAGCAATATGATTATAACGATAAAACTTATAGTTATGTAGCCAATCAGGCTATTTCTATAACTCTTCATAAGCTATCTAATTATGAGAAAATTATGAAAGGACTGCTTGAGAACGGACTAAATCGTATAGATGGCATTCAGTTTAAGTCTTCTGAAATGGAAAAATATGAGCGGGAAGCAAGAAAATTAGCCGTCTTGAATGCACAGAATACTGCACGAGAGCTTACTGAACCCTTGGGGCAGGAAATAGGTAAAGCTGTTTCAATTAGCGAAATGGAGTATAATAGCGTTCAGCCAATGTACAGGATGAATGAGGCCGTACAAATGAGCGATGCGAAAGGAGGGCAGCAAACTATTTCCCCTGGTGAGTTGGAAATTAAGATCAAGGTGCATGTCGCATTTGAATTAAAATAA
- a CDS encoding TlpA disulfide reductase family protein — protein sequence MKKISVLITALLFIVAGCEEDKGYYLSGNIEGVEDSKKVFISEIDTKTKTPKVIDTAMIKNGKFEIDMEDQELPNLSFLRFEGLNGNVVFISENQRIKFKVDKDSIRNTEVIGGKENKALSEYLGHLKEVNRKMMKMQQDMRKAMVSQDTAKLRTLQETQAELRDNDKNFKKELYSRNKDSYLSVMILTDMLSMKTHSSAEIREMYEGLSDRVKKTPLAESLKETLERYSAAEVGSKAPDFTGPNPEGEEISLEENLGKVTVVDFWAAWCKPCRVENPNLVKTYNKYKEKGLNIISVSLDRQGQKEKWVQAIEEDKLGQWKHVSNLQFWQEPIARKYGVTAIPATFILDKDGVIVAKNLRGDALDNKIGELLQ from the coding sequence ATGAAAAAAATATCAGTTCTTATTACTGCACTGCTATTCATCGTAGCGGGCTGCGAAGAAGATAAAGGTTATTATTTAAGCGGAAATATTGAAGGTGTTGAAGACAGTAAAAAAGTATTTATTTCTGAAATTGATACTAAAACCAAGACTCCTAAGGTTATAGATACCGCAATGATCAAAAACGGAAAGTTTGAGATCGATATGGAAGACCAGGAATTACCTAACTTAAGCTTTTTAAGGTTTGAAGGGCTTAACGGGAATGTTGTCTTTATCTCAGAAAACCAGAGAATAAAATTCAAAGTAGATAAGGATAGTATTCGAAACACAGAGGTTATTGGTGGAAAAGAAAATAAAGCGCTTTCTGAATATCTTGGACATCTTAAGGAAGTAAACCGTAAGATGATGAAAATGCAACAGGACATGCGTAAAGCCATGGTTTCACAGGATACGGCAAAACTTAGAACGCTGCAGGAAACTCAGGCTGAGTTGAGAGATAACGATAAGAATTTCAAAAAGGAATTATATAGCCGAAATAAGGATTCTTATCTATCCGTAATGATCCTAACTGATATGCTTAGCATGAAAACTCATTCTTCCGCTGAGATCAGAGAAATGTATGAAGGTCTATCTGATAGGGTAAAGAAAACTCCTTTAGCAGAATCCTTAAAGGAAACTCTGGAGCGTTACAGCGCAGCAGAAGTTGGTAGTAAAGCACCTGACTTTACCGGTCCTAATCCTGAAGGCGAAGAGATATCTCTTGAAGAAAATCTTGGAAAGGTAACCGTAGTAGACTTCTGGGCGGCCTGGTGTAAACCTTGTCGTGTAGAAAACCCTAATCTTGTGAAAACTTATAATAAGTACAAAGAAAAAGGATTAAATATTATAAGTGTTTCTTTAGACAGACAAGGTCAAAAAGAGAAATGGGTACAGGCTATTGAGGAGGACAAATTAGGACAGTGGAAACATGTATCCAACCTTCAGTTCTGGCAGGAACCAATAGCTAGAAAATATGGAGTAACAGCAATACCTGCTACCTTTATACTTGATAAGGATGGGGTTATCGTAGCAAAAAACCTTCGTGGTGATGCATTGGATAATAAAATTGGAGAACTACTTCAATAA
- a CDS encoding rhomboid family intramembrane serine protease yields MGELSLVTLIIIGINVLTSYKGFKDQSFFNKFKFNSKDIKGGAWYQIFTSGFLHVDTSHLLVNMLTLYFFANVVIYGLGSVAFIIIYLGSLLLGNLLSYFFHKDEYGYTAVGASGAVMGVLYSAILLQPDMTLGLFFIIPIPAYIFGIGYLFYTIYGMKKRTDNIGHDAHFGGATGGYLLTIVFAPWVLESHLLMVILLAIPILILFLLQRTGYL; encoded by the coding sequence ATGGGAGAATTAAGCCTTGTGACGCTTATCATTATTGGGATAAACGTTCTTACTTCTTATAAAGGTTTTAAAGATCAATCTTTTTTTAATAAATTCAAATTCAACAGCAAAGACATTAAAGGTGGCGCCTGGTATCAAATATTTACCTCAGGTTTTCTACATGTAGATACAAGTCATCTGCTGGTTAATATGTTAACCTTGTACTTTTTTGCTAATGTGGTAATTTATGGTCTGGGCTCTGTTGCTTTTATCATAATTTATCTGGGCAGTTTATTGCTGGGTAATTTACTTTCCTATTTTTTCCATAAAGATGAATATGGCTATACGGCAGTAGGAGCGAGTGGTGCAGTTATGGGCGTTTTATATTCTGCTATCCTGCTTCAACCAGATATGACCTTGGGCTTATTCTTTATAATCCCAATTCCGGCCTATATATTCGGGATAGGTTATTTGTTCTATACCATATACGGTATGAAAAAGCGTACCGATAATATTGGGCATGACGCCCATTTTGGAGGAGCTACCGGAGGATATTTGTTAACTATAGTCTTTGCTCCATGGGTTCTGGAAAGTCATTTGTTAATGGTGATCCTACTTGCGATTCCTATTCTGATACTTTTTTTATTACAAAGAACCGGTTATCTATAG
- the glmM gene encoding phosphoglucosamine mutase, which yields MSLIKSISGIRGTIGGRTGDNLTPIDTVKFAAAYGTWLKENSENQKLKVVVGRDARLSGKMIQELTMQTLVGLGINVIDIGLSTTPTVEIAVPMEKADGGIILTASHNPKQWNALKLLNSKGEFLDGAAGAKILDYVESEDYQFAEVDDLGEISVREDYIEKHIEEVLKLKLVEPKKVHKSGFKVVVDAVNSSGGIAIPALLEKMGVEVVKLYCEPNGQFPHNPEPLKEHLGEICKLVAKEKADFGIVVDPDVDRLAFIDEKGEMFGEEYTLVACADYVLSKTPGNTVSNLSSSRALRDITEKHNGKYNASAVGEVNVVQLMKDSNAVIGGEGNGGIIYPESHYGRDSLVGTALFLTYLAEKQMKVSEIRNEYPAYYMSKNKIELTPDIDVDGILKSVEERHSSEEISTVDGVKIDFPENWVHLRKSNTEPIIRIYTEAKSQKGADELAQKMISEIKEIIAN from the coding sequence ATGAGTTTAATAAAATCTATTTCAGGAATCAGAGGTACCATAGGTGGAAGAACCGGAGATAATTTAACTCCTATAGACACTGTGAAGTTTGCAGCTGCTTATGGAACCTGGTTAAAGGAAAATTCTGAAAATCAAAAATTAAAAGTAGTCGTTGGTCGTGATGCCCGTTTATCTGGAAAAATGATACAGGAGCTTACCATGCAAACCCTTGTGGGCTTAGGTATAAATGTGATCGATATAGGTTTATCCACTACGCCCACCGTAGAAATTGCTGTTCCTATGGAAAAGGCAGATGGAGGAATCATTTTAACGGCTAGTCATAATCCAAAACAATGGAATGCACTAAAATTATTAAATAGTAAAGGTGAATTTTTAGATGGTGCAGCAGGAGCTAAGATCCTTGATTATGTAGAATCTGAAGATTATCAATTTGCTGAAGTGGATGATCTTGGGGAAATTTCAGTTCGGGAAGATTATATAGAAAAGCATATTGAAGAAGTCCTTAAGTTAAAGTTAGTAGAACCTAAAAAGGTTCATAAATCTGGCTTTAAGGTCGTTGTAGATGCCGTAAACTCTTCCGGTGGTATAGCAATTCCAGCATTATTGGAAAAAATGGGCGTTGAGGTCGTTAAATTATATTGTGAGCCTAATGGGCAATTCCCTCATAATCCGGAACCTTTAAAAGAACACCTGGGTGAAATATGTAAACTTGTTGCTAAGGAAAAAGCAGATTTTGGAATTGTAGTGGATCCAGATGTGGACAGATTGGCATTTATAGATGAAAAAGGCGAAATGTTTGGAGAGGAATATACTCTAGTAGCGTGTGCCGATTATGTTCTTTCAAAAACTCCAGGAAATACGGTAAGTAATTTATCTTCTTCCAGAGCGCTTCGCGATATCACCGAAAAGCATAATGGTAAATACAATGCCAGTGCTGTAGGTGAGGTTAATGTTGTGCAGCTCATGAAGGATTCCAATGCTGTTATTGGTGGAGAGGGTAATGGAGGTATTATTTATCCTGAATCTCATTATGGTAGGGATAGTCTGGTTGGTACTGCTTTATTCCTGACTTATTTAGCCGAAAAGCAAATGAAAGTTTCTGAAATAAGAAATGAATATCCGGCTTACTATATGAGCAAGAATAAAATAGAGTTAACTCCAGATATTGATGTTGATGGAATATTGAAGTCTGTGGAAGAAAGACATTCTTCTGAAGAAATTTCAACAGTGGATGGAGTTAAGATCGATTTTCCTGAGAACTGGGTACATTTGCGTAAGTCTAATACAGAGCCAATTATTCGTATCTATACGGAAGCAAAATCACAAAAAGGAGCTGATGAACTAGCGCAGAAAATGATTTCTGAAATAAAGGAAATTATAGCTAATTAA
- a CDS encoding thrombospondin type 3 repeat-containing protein, with translation MKKFKLSMGILAIFAFLLTSCSKEETNTPLDPSKTQSVELSFRSVLNDLSNRISTKSHFDQVPTCSETLPSYAVLEISYANQPANTTGPIQVDILSDNQGLFTAYSELLKVAVPNNGSVTVTLESFMVYDDDDNLIWVAPIESVDGEFDGYVDSPLPLDFEVRDGTKPYIDVEVLCFDRRMVNEYGYPFFDIFPGKLYPLCFWANYCPNGRHYVGNYDVTLFYDDGETRYELYTNEPAPVDVDDLSADPLCLVVPESPFEDPDQDYLFYVIKPLSWPGSYGNIDETPLAEIGLSWNDVNALLNNDGTTNEYIHLFIGCEPPTGDCPGIPSPGDRDGDCIPDNDDNCPDTRNPDQADADGDGVGDACDNCPAVSNPDQADQDGDDIGDLCDACPTRPGDSPDGCDFNEPCPGDDLDGDLIFGNCDECPTEAGTPENFGCPNDPCLEDSDGDGINDCDDGCPAEAGPISNNGCPEDTPGDDCGTGYMFGDTEIQDISNSNRWGWAEHWTAADGNQKISDFWVGAGQNDTSKGTKAGTVTMTRDGDEVRFQINLTNGYEIGELHVHLSENMPSSKVAKSPGQYNRNGEVDASDLDFTLTRDSSDDDFWVIVHGGDVCNRTN, from the coding sequence ATGAAAAAATTTAAACTGAGTATGGGTATACTGGCGATCTTCGCCTTTCTGCTCACTTCATGTAGTAAGGAGGAAACGAATACTCCTTTAGATCCTTCTAAAACACAATCTGTAGAATTATCCTTCAGATCTGTTTTAAATGACCTTTCTAATCGAATTTCCACTAAATCTCACTTTGACCAGGTGCCAACCTGTTCTGAGACTCTACCGTCTTATGCGGTATTAGAGATTTCGTATGCAAATCAGCCAGCTAATACAACCGGGCCAATCCAGGTAGATATATTGTCTGATAATCAGGGACTATTCACTGCATATTCTGAACTACTTAAGGTAGCTGTTCCAAATAATGGGTCGGTGACTGTAACTCTCGAAAGTTTCATGGTCTATGATGACGATGATAATCTTATTTGGGTTGCACCTATAGAAAGTGTAGATGGTGAATTTGACGGCTACGTAGATTCTCCACTTCCTTTAGATTTTGAAGTAAGAGATGGAACCAAGCCTTATATAGATGTTGAGGTGTTATGCTTTGACCGTAGAATGGTAAACGAGTATGGTTACCCATTCTTTGATATTTTCCCTGGAAAGTTATACCCACTATGTTTCTGGGCTAACTATTGTCCTAATGGAAGACACTATGTAGGAAACTATGATGTGACTTTATTTTATGATGATGGCGAAACCAGATATGAACTATATACTAATGAACCAGCTCCTGTTGATGTAGATGATCTATCTGCAGATCCATTATGTCTGGTTGTACCAGAATCTCCATTTGAAGATCCAGATCAGGATTATTTATTCTACGTGATTAAGCCATTATCATGGCCTGGTAGCTATGGCAATATAGATGAAACTCCGCTTGCCGAAATTGGATTAAGCTGGAATGATGTGAATGCGTTATTGAATAACGATGGAACTACTAATGAATACATCCATTTATTTATAGGATGTGAGCCTCCAACAGGGGATTGTCCAGGAATTCCAAGTCCTGGTGATAGAGACGGAGATTGTATCCCGGATAATGATGATAATTGTCCAGACACGAGAAATCCAGACCAGGCTGATGCCGATGGTGATGGTGTAGGAGATGCATGTGATAATTGTCCAGCAGTTTCAAATCCAGATCAGGCAGATCAGGATGGGGACGATATAGGAGATCTTTGTGATGCATGTCCAACCAGACCTGGTGACAGTCCTGATGGATGTGATTTTAATGAACCATGTCCTGGAGATGATCTTGATGGCGATCTAATATTCGGAAACTGTGATGAATGTCCAACTGAAGCAGGAACGCCTGAAAATTTTGGATGTCCAAATGATCCATGTTTAGAGGATAGTGATGGTGATGGAATAAACGACTGTGATGATGGATGTCCTGCTGAAGCCGGACCGATATCTAATAATGGTTGTCCTGAGGACACTCCAGGAGATGATTGTGGAACCGGTTATATGTTTGGTGATACTGAGATCCAAGATATATCAAATTCTAACCGTTGGGGATGGGCAGAACATTGGACTGCCGCAGATGGTAATCAAAAAATATCAGATTTCTGGGTAGGTGCCGGTCAAAATGATACCTCTAAAGGTACAAAGGCAGGAACAGTGACCATGACGAGAGATGGTGATGAAGTTAGATTCCAGATTAACCTTACTAATGGTTATGAAATTGGAGAACTGCATGTACACTTAAGTGAAAATATGCCTTCTTCTAAGGTAGCTAAGTCTCCGGGTCAATATAACCGAAATGGAGAAGTAGATGCAAGTGACCTTGACTTTACTTTAACTAGAGATTCTTCAGATGATGATTTCTGGGTAATTGTCCATGGTGGTGATGTTTGTAATAGAACAAATTAA
- a CDS encoding lysophospholipid acyltransferase family protein, which yields MQGLVFWMVYPLLWLISILPFPFFYAVSDLVFFLVYYIIGYRRKVVTKNLKLVFPNKTDSEIKSIEKKFYRHMCDMFLEMIKSISISEKELKKRFEITNLEYLRELETMDKSIIIMCGHYASYEWMNALQLHGLKFKSFGIYKKIKNRYFDQLARDIRGRYDGVLITTYKATEKIKNNQNNGVLGNYAMIADQSPKLNRAKQWIDFMGIRVPVFEGSDRLARKLDMNVIYLHVEKKKRGFYEATFKPITENATKEPDNFITKKFIRLLEQQIKNKPEYYLWTHKRWKHRNEPIPDHAEVIN from the coding sequence ATGCAAGGCTTAGTTTTCTGGATGGTTTACCCTCTCCTCTGGCTTATTTCCATTCTTCCATTTCCTTTTTTCTACGCAGTATCTGATCTTGTTTTTTTCCTGGTCTATTATATTATCGGTTACAGACGAAAAGTTGTAACCAAAAACCTGAAACTTGTATTTCCTAATAAAACAGATTCAGAAATTAAATCTATAGAGAAAAAGTTCTACAGGCATATGTGTGATATGTTCCTTGAAATGATCAAAAGTATTTCGATCTCTGAAAAGGAACTGAAGAAACGTTTCGAAATCACCAATCTGGAGTATCTCAGAGAACTGGAAACAATGGATAAAAGCATCATTATAATGTGCGGCCATTATGCCAGCTATGAATGGATGAATGCCCTGCAACTGCATGGTTTGAAATTTAAATCTTTCGGTATCTATAAAAAGATTAAAAACAGGTATTTTGATCAATTAGCAAGAGATATCAGAGGACGGTATGATGGAGTTTTGATCACAACATATAAGGCAACCGAGAAAATCAAAAATAATCAAAACAACGGAGTGCTGGGAAATTACGCCATGATCGCCGATCAATCGCCAAAATTGAACCGCGCAAAGCAATGGATCGATTTTATGGGAATTAGAGTTCCTGTGTTTGAAGGCTCAGACAGACTTGCAAGAAAACTGGATATGAATGTAATTTACCTTCATGTAGAAAAGAAGAAAAGAGGCTTTTATGAGGCTACATTCAAACCCATTACAGAAAATGCGACCAAAGAGCCAGATAATTTCATTACGAAAAAATTTATCAGACTTCTGGAACAGCAAATAAAAAATAAACCTGAATATTATTTATGGACTCATAAACGATGGAAACATCGCAATGAGCCCATACCAGATCATGCTGAAGTAATTAATTAG